In Piliocolobus tephrosceles isolate RC106 chromosome 5, ASM277652v3, whole genome shotgun sequence, a single genomic region encodes these proteins:
- the CASP8AP2 gene encoding CASP8-associated protein 2 isoform X2 — MAADDDNGDGTSLFDVFSGLAGFLEFYPFLRVTQRFGQNLASPLKNNDEGSLDIYAGLDSAVSDSASKSCVPSRNCLDLYEEILTEEGTAKEATYNDLQVEYGKCQLQMKELMKKFKEIQTQNFSLINENQSLKKNISALIKTARVEINRKDEEISNLHQRLSEFPHFRNNHKTARTFDTVKTKDLKSRSPHLDDCSKTDHRAKSDVSKDVHHSTSLPNLEKEGKSHSDKRSTSHLPTSVEKHCTNGVWSRSHYQVGEGSSNEDSRRGRKDIRHSQFNRGTERVRKDLSPGCGDGEPRILAASQRLQGHPEKYGKGEPKTESKSSKFKSNSDSDYKGERINSSWEKETLGERSHSRVDSQSDKKLERQSERSQNINRKEVKSQDKEERKVDQKPKSVVKDQDHWRRSERASLPHSKNEITTFSHNSSKYHVEERRGWEDCKRDRSVNSHSFQDGRCPSFLSNSRTHKNIDSKEVDAMHQWENTPLKAERHRTEDKRKRERESKEDNKHIRNEKRVPTEHFQKANKETKKTTSDLKKQNEPKTDKGEVPDNGVSEGADNKELAMKAENGPNETKNKDLKLSFMEKLNLTLSPAKKQPVSQDNQHKITDVPKSSGVCDSESSVQAKTVAYVPSASEHILGEASVSENTMGETKSSLLEPKVALLAVTEPRIGISETKMEEENSLLVRSVDNTVHCEVPICDTETSFPSPMEIQQTESLFPSTGMKQTINNGRAAAPVVMDVLQTDVSQNFGLELDTKRNDNSDSCGISEGMEMKVALSTTVGETTESILQPSIEEADILPIMLSEDNNPKFEPSVVVTPLVESKSCHLEPCLPKDTLDSSLQQTELMDHRMATGETNSVYHDDDNSVLSIDLNHLRPIPEAISPLNSPVRPVAKVLRNESPPQVPVYNNSHKDVFLPNSAHSTSKSQSDLNKENQKPVYKSDKCTEADTCKNSPLDELEEGEIRSDSETSKPQESFEKNSKPRASADVRKSKTIPRHGKSTVGLDKDSRKTHVRIHQTNNKWNKRPDKSSRSSKTEKKDKVMSTSSLEKIVPIIAVPSSEQEIMHMLRMIRKHVRKNYMKFKAKFSLIQFHRIIESAILSFTSLIKHLNLHKISKSVTTLQKNLCDVIESKLKQVKKNGIVDRLFEQQLPDMKKKLWKFVDDQLDYLFAKLKKILVDFCDSKNFGRDSDEGRPEKTSKQNAQYSDCQKGSGHNSNKELLKEKFSKSEDCIHYKSLVGCKKSEEKYQDQNNSSINTVKHDIKKNFNTCFDNKNSQSEERSLELHCSSTPKSEKNEGSSIEDAQTSQHATLKPERSFEILTEQQASSLTFNLVSDAQMGEIFKSLLQGSDLLDSSVNCTEKSEWELKTPEKQLLETLKCESIPACTTEELVSGVASPCPKMISDDNWSLLSSEKGPSLSSGLSLPVHPDVLDESCMFEVSTNLPLSKDNVCSVEKSKPCVSSILFEDLAVSLTVPSPLKSDGHLSFLKPDVSSSSTPEEVISAHFSEDALLEEEDASEQDIHLALESDNSSSKSSCSSSWTSRSVAPGFQYHPNLPMHAVIMEKSNDHFIVKIRRATPSTSSGLKQSMIPDESLTSLPRHGKGADEGADKEYISCQNTVFKSVEELENSNKNVDNSKSTHEEQSSMIQTQVPDIYEFLKDASGKMGHRDEVADECFKLHQVWETKVPESIEELPSMEEISHSVGDHLPNTYIDLTKDPVTETKNLGEFIEVTVLNIDQLGCSGGNLNQSAQILDNSLQADTVGAFIDLTQDASSETKSEGNHPELAVEDLGCGVIQVDEDNCKEEKAQMANRPLECIVEETYIDLTTESPSSCEVKKDELKSELGSNCVNSELPGTLHNAHKKRRNLSDLNHSHKKQRKETDLANKEKTKKPTQDSCENTEAHRKKANKKRAPPVNKDPSSLKATPGIKDSSAALATSTSLSAKNVIKKKGEIIILWTRNDDREILLECQKRGPSFKTFAYLAAKLDKNPNQISC, encoded by the exons ATGGCAGCAGATGATGACAATGGTGATGGAACAAGTTTATTTGATGTCTTTTCTG GTTTAGCTGGCTTTTTGGAGTTCTACCCTTTTTTGAGAGTCACCCAGAGATTTGGGCAGAATTTAG CCTCTCCTCTTAAGAACAATGATGAAGGCTCATTGGACATATACGCTGGGTTGGACAGTGCTGTTTCTG acagtgCTTCCAAATCCTGTGTACCATCAAGAAATTGTTTGGACTTATACGAAGAGATCCTGACTGAAGAAGGAACTGCAAAGGAGGCAACATATAATGAT ttgcAAGTAGAATATGGAAAATGTCAACTGCAAATGAAAGAGCTGatgaaaaagtttaaagaaatacaGACACAG AATTTCAGCTTAATAAATGAAAACCAGTCTCTTAAGAAGAATATTTCAGCACTTATCAAAACTGCCAGGGTGGAAATAAACCGCAAGGATGAAGAAATAAGTAATCTTCACCAAAG ATTGTCTGAGTTTCCACATTTTCGAAATAATCATAAAACTGCAAGGACATTTGATACAGTTAAAACAAAAGATCTTAAATCTAGATCTCCACATTTGGATGATTGTTCAAAGACTGATCACAGAGCTAAAAGTGATGTTTCTAAAGATGTACATCATAGCACTTCACTGCCAAAtctggaaaaggaaggaaaatcacaTTCTGATAAAAGGAGTACTTCACATTTACCTACATCTGTCGAGAAACACTGCACTAATGGTGTTTGGTCGCGTTCTCATTATCAGGTTGGTGAGGGTAGCTCAAATGAGGAtagtagaagaggaagaaaagatatTAGACATAGCCAGTTCAACAGAGGAACTGAAAGAGTGCGAAAAGACTTAAGTCCTGGCTGTGGTGATGGTGAACCAAGGATACTGGCGGCTAGTCAAAGGCTACAAGGACATCCTGAGAAATATGGTAAAGGTGAACCAAAGACTGAAAGCAAAAGTTCAAAGTTTAAAAGTAACTCAGATTCTGACTATAAAGGTGAACGCATTAACTCTTCTTGGGAGAAAGAGACCCTTGGAGAAAGGTCACACAGTCGAGTAGACTCTCAAAGtgacaaaaaactagaaagacaaaGTGAAAGATCACAAAATATAAATAGGAAAGAAGTTAAATcacaagacaaagaagaaagaaaagttgatCAAAAACCTAAGTCAGTAGTAAAGGACCAGGATCACTGGAGAAGATCTGAACGAGCATCACTTCCTCATTCCAAGAATGAAATAACAACATTTTCTCATAATTCAAGTAAATACCAtgtagaagagagaagaggatggGAAGATTGTAAAAGAGACAGGAGTGTAAACAGTCATAGTTTTCAAGATGGAAGATGTCCATCTTTTCTTTCAAACAGTAGAACTCACAAAAACATTGACTCTAAGGAAGTTGATGCTATGCACCAGTGGGAAAATACACCTTTAAAAGCAGAAAGACATAGAACCGAAGATAAGAGGAAAAGAGAACGAGAAAGCAAAGAAGATAATAAgcatattagaaatgaaaaaagagtacCTACAGAACATTTTCAGAAGGCTAATAAGGAAACTAAGAAAACCACTTCTGatttaaagaaacagaatgagCCAAAGACTGATAAGGGAGAAGTCCCTGATAATGGTGTTTCTGAAGGAGCAGATAATAAAGAGCTTGCAATGAAAGCTGAGAATGgtccaaatgaaacaaaaaacaaagacctAAAATTGAGTTTTATGGAAAAATTGAACTTAACTCTTTCTCCTGCTAAAAAGCAACCTGTTTCTCAGGATAATCAGCATAAAATAACCGATGTTCCCAAGTCCAGTGGTGTATGTGATTCAGAGTCTTCAGTGCAAGCTAAAACAGTGGCATATGTTCCCTCCGCCAGTGAACATATCTTGGGGGAAGCTTCTGTCAGTGAAAATACCATGGGGGAAACGAAATCATCATTATTGGAACCAAAGGTTGCTCTTCTAGCAGTGACTGAACCCAGGATTGGTATCTCGGAAAccaaaatggaagaagaaaatagtTTGTTAGTTAGATCTGTTGACAATACTGTGCATTGTGAAGTGCCCATTTGTGATACAGAGACTTCCTTCCCATCTCCTATGGAAATACAACAGACAGAATCCTTGTTTCCATCAACAGGAATGAAACAAACCATTAATAATGGAAGGGCAGCAGCTCCTGTGGTAATGGATGTATTACAAACAGATGTGTCTCAAAACTTTGGATTGGAATTGGATACCAAAAGAAATGATAATTCAGATTCTTGTGGTATTTCTGAAGGTATGGAAATGAAGGTAGCACTTTCAACAACAGTGGGTGAAACCACTGAAAGCATTTTGCAGCCTTCAATTGAGGAAGCTGATATTTTGCCAATAATGCTTTCAGAAGATAATAACCCAAAATTTGAGCCTTCTGTTGTAGTTACACCACTGGTTGAGAGTAAGTCGTGTCATTTGGAGCCTTGCTTACCTAAAGATACTCTAGATTCTTCACTTCAGCAGACTGAGTTAATGGACCACAGAATGGCAACTGGTGAAACAAACTCAGTATATCATGATGATGATAACTCGGTTTTGAGCATTGACCTTAATCACCTGAGACCTATTCCAGAAGCCATCAGTCCTCTGAATAGTCCAGTGAGACCTGTAGCAAAAGTTCTTAGAAATGAAAGCCCACCTCAAGTTCCAGTGTATAATAACAGTCATAAAG ATGTGTTTTTACCAAATTCAGCTCATTCTACCTCTAAGAGTCAGTCTGATCTCAATAAGGAAAATCAAAAGCCAGTTTACAAATCTGACAAATGTACAGAAGCAGACACATGTAAGAATTCACCATTAGATGAATTAGAAGAAGGGGAAATTAGAAGCGATAGTGAAACATCTAAACCACaagaaagttttgaaaaaaattccaaGCCTAGAGCGTCAGCTGATGTGCGGAAGTCAAAGACTATCCCACGACATGGGAAAAGTACTGTGGGTTTGGATAAAGACAGTAGGAAAACACATGTAAGAATCCATCAGACCAATAACAAATGGAATAAAAGACCTGATAAATCTAGCAGATCTTCAAAAACGGAGAAGAAAGATAAAGTGATGAGCACTTCCAGCTTGGAAAAAATAGTTCCAATTATTGCTGTACCCTCTTCTGAACAAGAAATCATGCACATGTTACGAATGATAAGAAAACATGTaaggaaaaattatatgaaattcaaggCAAAATTTTCATTAATACAATTTCATAGAATTATTGAATCAGCAATTTTGAGTTTTACATCTCTAATTAAACATCTCAACTTACACAAAATCTCTAAGTCAGTGACTACCTTACAGAAGAATCTTTGTGATGTTATAGAGTCTAAACTTAAGCAAGTTAAAAAGAATGGCATAGTTGATCGTTTATTTGAACAGCAGCTAccagatatgaaaaaaaaattgtggaagtTTGTAGATGACCAACTTGATTATTTGTTTGCAAAGCTTAAGAAAATTTTAGTTGACTTTTGTGATTCCAAAAACTTTGGAAGAGACAGTGATGAAGGCAGACCTGAAAAAACAAGTAAACAGAATGCACAGTATTCAGATTGTCAGAAAGGGAGTGGGCACAACTCCAACAAAgaattgctgaaagaaaaattctcaaaatcaGAAGACTGTATTCATTATAAGTCTTTAGTGGGATGTAAAAAATCTGAGGAAAAATATCAAGACCAAAATAACTCCAGTATTAACACTGTAAAgcatgacattaaaaaaaattttaacaccTGCTTTGATAATAAGAACTCTCAATCCGAAGAGCGCTCCTTGGAACTACACTGTTCAAGCACCCCAAAGTCAGAAAAAAACGAAGGAAGCAGTATAGAGGATGCACAGACATCCCAGCATGCCACTTTGAAGCCAGAACGAAGTTTCGAGATTCTTACTGAACAGCAAGCATCTAGCCTTACTTTTAATTTAGTGAGTGATGCACAAATgggtgaaatatttaaaagtttgttgCAAGGGTCTGATCTTTTAGACAGTAGTGTTAACTGTACTGAAAAAAGTGAGTGGGAGTTAAAGACTCCAGAGAAGCAGTTGCTAGAGACTCTTAAGTGCGAGTCTATACCAGCTTGTACAACAGAAGAGCTAGTTTCAGGGGTGGCTTCTCCATGTCCTAAAATGATTAGTGATGATAATTGGTCATTATTATCATCTGAGAAAGGTCCATCTCTGTCTTCAGGGCTTTCATTGCCAGTTCATCCTGATGTGTTGGATGAAAGTTGTATGTTTGAAGTGTCTACTAACCTACCTTTAAGTAAAGATAATGTGTGTAGTGTAGAAAAGAGCAAGCCCTGCGTTTCTTCCATACTTTTTGAAGATCTAGCAGTCTCTTTAACAGTACCGTCACCTCTGAAGTCAGATGGTCATCTCAGTTTTTTAAAGCCTGATGTTTCGTCTAGTTCAACTCCTGAAGAAGTCATTAGTGCTCATTTTAGTGAAGATGCCTTACTTGAGGAAGAGGATGCATCTGAGCAAGATATTCATTTAGCTCTGGAGTCTGATAATTCAAGCAGTAAATCAAGTTGTTCTTCTTCCTGGACAAGCCGATCCGTTGCTCCAGGCTTTCAGTACCACCCTAATCTACCTATGCATGCCGTCATCATGGAAAAGTCCAATGatcattttattgtgaaaatacGACGTGCAACACCATCTACCTCTTCTGGTCTTAAACAGAGTATGATACCTGATGAATCATTGACATCTTTGCCCAGACATGGAAAGGGAGCTGATGAAGGAGCAGATAAAGAATATATTTCATGTCAGAACACAGTTTTTAAATCTGTGGAGGAATTGGAAAATTCCAACAAAAATGTTGATAACAGCAAGTCAACTCATGAAGAACAGAGCTCTATGATACAAACACAGGTTCCTGATATATATGAATTTCTTAAAGATGCTTCAGGTAAGATGGGTCATCGTGATGAAGTGGCTGATGAATGTTTCAAATTGCATCAAGTATGGGAAACAAAAGTGCCTGAAAGCATTGAAGAATTGCCTTCAATGGAAGAAATCTCACACTCTGTCGGGGATCATCTTCCAAATACATACATAGATCTAACGAAAGATCCAGTCACTGAAACCAAAAACTTGGGGGAATTCATAGAAGTAACAGTTTTAAATATTGATCAGTTAGGATGTTCTGGAGGCAATTTAAATCAAAGTGCTCAAATATTAGACAATTCTTTGCAGGCTGATACTGTAGGTGCTTTTATTGATTTGACACAAGATGCTTCAAGTGAAACTAAAAGCGAAGGTAATCATCCTGAATTAGCTGTTGAAGACTTGGGATGTGGGGTCATACAGGTAGATGAAGATAATTGTAAGGAAGAAAAggcacaaatggcaaacaggcctTTGGAGTGCATTGTTGAGGAAACCTATATCGACTTGACCACAGAATCTCCCAGTTCATGTGAAgtaaaaaaggatgaattaaaATCAGAGCTGGGATCAAATTGTGTTAACTCAGAGTTGCCTGGGACTTTGCATAATGCtcacaaaaagagaagaaaccttTCTGATCTAAATCATTCtcataagaaacaaagaaaggaaacagacTTAGCCAATAAGGAAAAGACCAAGAAACCTACCCAAGATTCTTGTGAGAATACTGAAGCTCACCGAAAGAAAGCCAATAAGAAGAGGGCCCCTCCTGTGAATAAAGATCCCTCATCATTAAAGGCAACCCCAGGGATTAAGGATTCATCAGCAGCACTTGCCACTTCTACAAGCCTTTCTGCAAAGAATGTTAttaaaaagaagggagaaattaTCATTTTATGGACAAG